Proteins co-encoded in one Capnocytophaga ochracea DSM 7271 genomic window:
- a CDS encoding porin family protein, whose amino-acid sequence MKRFLTVIAFLSITSIGFSQVAIGVRFSYPFTMIQSMRPVTPNVPSSSVSFGKFRNYLNAGGFIRIPVQERLTFQIEGMFSIAEVDFDGKYQGSSFHSGYRFVHFDMPFLLQYEGKRPIRGFVQTGFSPKFYLMREVSLDSSYDISFADTRRFKKSLLMWHIGAGILFERKHWIFTLDHRFSMSVFNVSEHNNKEFLDLSKAKFYFFSTSSGIAYKF is encoded by the coding sequence ATGAAACGCTTTTTGACTGTTATTGCTTTTTTAAGTATCACTTCGATAGGTTTTTCGCAAGTGGCTATAGGAGTACGCTTTTCCTATCCTTTTACTATGATACAAAGTATGCGTCCTGTTACCCCAAATGTACCATCTTCATCTGTAAGCTTTGGTAAATTTAGAAATTACTTAAATGCGGGAGGTTTTATTAGGATTCCTGTACAAGAAAGATTAACATTCCAAATTGAAGGGATGTTCAGTATTGCCGAAGTAGATTTTGACGGTAAATATCAAGGTAGTTCTTTTCATTCGGGCTACCGTTTTGTGCATTTTGATATGCCTTTTTTGTTACAATATGAAGGCAAGCGACCTATTAGAGGTTTTGTACAAACAGGTTTTTCACCTAAATTTTATTTGATGCGCGAGGTTAGTTTGGATAGCTCTTATGATATTTCGTTTGCTGATACCCGTCGTTTTAAGAAGAGCTTGCTGATGTGGCATATAGGGGCAGGCATTCTCTTTGAGCGTAAGCATTGGATTTTCACTCTTGATCATCGGTTTTCTATGAGCGTGTTTAACGTGTCGGAGCATAACAACAAGGAGTTTTTAGACCTCAGCAAAGCGAAGTTTTACTTTTTTAGTACTTCCTCAGGTATAGCGTATAAGTTTTAA
- a CDS encoding leucine-rich repeat domain-containing protein: protein MRKLGNLRMRKVLLLALIGIALVGCRKSDDDNNGNSTADYELSADGRTLIKWKNANTTVLDMQADEKLRNVNTIGKEAFKEHQNLQSITFPNNLKEIEEGAFEEASLSGTVTFNTNATVVFGDKAFFKTKIRKLSLPNVKRLPYSVLSMSYNLEELHFNKLEILGFGAIGWNYLKEINLENTGLTDIETVGISGCTEMKSVVLPATLKTIGYDAFWYCQQLKTVTINAVNPPALVNNPFRATRIEKIYVPKGSVEQYKRATFWSAFSDKIYPKAQ from the coding sequence ATGAGAAAATTAGGAAATTTGAGAATGAGAAAGGTTTTATTATTAGCTCTTATAGGGATTGCTTTGGTGGGCTGTCGGAAGAGTGATGATGACAACAACGGTAACTCCACTGCTGATTATGAGCTCAGCGCTGATGGGCGTACACTCATAAAATGGAAAAATGCAAATACTACGGTGCTTGATATGCAAGCTGACGAGAAGCTCAGAAATGTGAACACTATCGGGAAAGAGGCTTTTAAAGAACATCAGAACTTACAGTCGATTACATTCCCGAATAACCTGAAAGAGATAGAAGAGGGTGCTTTTGAAGAAGCTAGCCTTAGTGGTACCGTTACCTTCAATACCAATGCTACAGTAGTTTTTGGCGATAAAGCTTTCTTCAAAACAAAAATTAGAAAACTCTCCCTTCCTAATGTAAAAAGACTGCCCTATAGCGTATTGTCAATGTCTTATAATCTCGAAGAATTACACTTCAATAAATTAGAAATATTAGGATTTGGCGCTATTGGGTGGAATTATCTAAAAGAAATTAACTTAGAAAATACAGGACTCACTGATATAGAAACTGTGGGAATTTCGGGGTGTACGGAGATGAAGAGTGTTGTCTTGCCTGCAACACTGAAGACTATAGGGTATGATGCTTTTTGGTATTGCCAACAGCTTAAAACAGTAACGATTAATGCGGTAAACCCTCCTGCCTTAGTGAATAACCCGTTTAGGGCTACTCGTATAGAAAAGATATACGTACCTAAAGGCTCGGTAGAGCAATACAAAAGAGCTACTTTCTGGAGTGCTTTTTCTGATAAGATATATCCGAAAGCACAATAA
- a CDS encoding glycosyltransferase, whose product MRKETEKNGREQREVLVKKGCKMGGVSL is encoded by the coding sequence GTGCGGAAGGAAACGGAAAAGAACGGAAGAGAGCAGAGAGAAGTTTTGGTGAAAAAAGGGTGTAAGATGGGTGGGGTTAGCTTATAG
- the ilvA gene encoding threonine ammonia-lyase: protein MNFTTAREHLKSVLLPTHLIYSPLFSEESDNKIYIKPENLQKTGAFKIRGAYNKILKLTEEEKKKGVIASSAGNHAQGVAYAARELGIKAVIVMPKTTPLIKVQSTKKYGAEVVLYGDVYDDAYQKAKELEEKEGYVFVHPFNDPDVLEGQGTIALEILEELPNTDVIVVPIGGGGLISGIACAAKQLKPDIKIVGVEPSGAASATEALKKNKLVSLPEANTIADGTAVKRIGELNFEYIKKYVDEVVTVDDYELTEVFLLLAEKHKLIAENSGVLPLAALKKLTDRGKNVVPVVSGGNIDVLMISSMIGKGLVSRDRIFNFSVSIPDRPGELAKITQIIAEVGANVVKLAHNQFKNLSRFRDKEVLITVETNGTDHIQQLVRAFKDKGYEITAK from the coding sequence ATGAACTTTACCACAGCACGTGAGCACCTCAAGAGTGTGCTCCTCCCTACACACCTTATTTATAGTCCGCTCTTCTCAGAAGAATCTGACAACAAAATCTACATCAAGCCTGAAAACCTTCAAAAGACAGGAGCTTTTAAGATTCGTGGCGCTTATAACAAAATCCTTAAACTCACCGAGGAAGAGAAAAAAAAAGGAGTTATTGCTTCTTCAGCAGGAAACCACGCACAAGGCGTTGCCTACGCAGCACGTGAATTGGGTATCAAAGCCGTGATTGTAATGCCTAAAACTACACCTCTTATCAAAGTGCAATCTACTAAAAAGTACGGTGCAGAAGTAGTGCTCTACGGCGATGTATACGACGATGCTTACCAAAAAGCGAAAGAGCTGGAAGAGAAAGAAGGCTACGTGTTTGTACACCCTTTCAACGACCCTGATGTGTTGGAAGGACAAGGTACTATCGCCTTAGAGATATTGGAAGAACTGCCTAACACCGATGTGATAGTTGTACCTATAGGCGGTGGTGGACTTATCTCGGGGATTGCTTGCGCTGCTAAACAGCTCAAACCCGATATTAAGATTGTAGGTGTAGAACCCTCAGGAGCTGCTTCGGCAACCGAAGCGCTCAAGAAAAATAAGCTTGTTAGCCTACCTGAAGCCAATACCATTGCTGATGGAACAGCTGTAAAACGGATAGGAGAGCTAAATTTTGAGTATATCAAGAAGTATGTAGACGAGGTGGTAACCGTAGATGACTATGAACTTACGGAAGTTTTCTTGCTATTGGCAGAAAAGCACAAGCTTATCGCTGAGAACTCAGGCGTATTACCTTTGGCAGCACTCAAAAAACTCACCGACCGCGGTAAGAACGTTGTGCCTGTAGTAAGTGGGGGCAATATAGATGTGCTAATGATATCTTCGATGATAGGCAAGGGATTGGTGAGCAGAGACCGCATCTTCAACTTCTCGGTAAGCATTCCTGACCGCCCTGGTGAACTCGCTAAGATTACTCAAATTATTGCAGAAGTGGGAGCTAATGTAGTTAAACTCGCCCACAACCAGTTTAAGAACCTCTCACGTTTCCGCGATAAAGAAGTGCTTATTACGGTAGAGACCAACGGTACCGACCATATCCAGCAGTTGGTAAGAGCTTTTAAAGATAAAGGGTACGAAATTACTGCTAAGTAG
- a CDS encoding mechanosensitive ion channel family protein encodes MNDFSTADFEGLIKEWITGLIKFAPTLLWAIALYFIGRYIIRFIAKLLKGLMVRRGVDVALQGFLLQVVRWILYIALFLTIVQVIGLPATQFIAIITSGFVAVGLALQGSLSNFASGIMILIFKPFRVGDTIEGNGEKGTVKNIGLFATTLNKANNEQAIIPNTQLFSNSIINYSREEKRRVYVLVGIGYSSDIQKAREVLLQIAKEEPKALPDPEPVVYVEELADSSVNLSLRYWCLTSEHAGCIFRTLETIKNRFDEAGIEIPFPQVQVHQ; translated from the coding sequence ATGAATGATTTTTCGACTGCGGATTTTGAAGGACTCATTAAAGAGTGGATTACTGGACTTATTAAATTTGCGCCTACACTATTGTGGGCAATTGCGCTTTATTTTATAGGGCGATACATTATTCGGTTTATTGCAAAACTCCTTAAAGGCTTGATGGTACGCCGTGGAGTAGACGTGGCTTTGCAGGGATTCCTCTTGCAAGTTGTACGGTGGATACTCTATATTGCTCTGTTCCTTACTATCGTGCAAGTAATAGGTTTGCCTGCGACTCAGTTTATCGCGATTATTACCAGTGGTTTTGTAGCAGTGGGGTTAGCCTTACAGGGGTCGCTATCCAACTTTGCAAGCGGGATAATGATTCTTATCTTTAAACCTTTCCGCGTAGGCGATACCATTGAAGGTAATGGCGAAAAGGGGACAGTAAAAAACATTGGACTCTTTGCTACAACTCTTAACAAAGCCAACAACGAGCAGGCGATTATCCCCAATACCCAACTTTTTAGCAATAGCATTATCAATTACAGTAGGGAAGAGAAGCGCAGGGTGTACGTATTAGTAGGCATAGGTTACAGTTCGGATATTCAAAAAGCTCGCGAAGTGCTCCTGCAAATTGCTAAAGAAGAGCCCAAAGCCTTGCCTGACCCTGAGCCTGTGGTATATGTAGAGGAATTGGCTGATAGTTCGGTGAACCTTTCACTGCGCTATTGGTGCTTGACTTCCGAGCACGCAGGGTGTATATTCCGTACTTTAGAGACTATCAAAAACCGCTTCGACGAAGCTGGTATAGAGATACCATTCCCACAAGTGCAAGTGCATCAGTAG
- the brnQ gene encoding branched-chain amino acid transport system II carrier protein, with protein sequence MDKKKFITILTAGFALFAMFFGAGNLVIPPYIGLKIGALSGVAFAGFFVSDILLSFLAVVMVASVGLTFTDLGKRFPPLFVNALVFLIIVTLGPLICVPRTGSTTYEVAVQPFFPQIGKITFGVLYFGITLLLSISKAKIVDIIGKILTPFLILSLTILIVVGTINAPKELVDNGYSFGEAFAFGFSKGYLTLDVLAGVIFSGLIISSIVQEGYRSEADKKQVTILSGVIAAGCLVFIYGGLLYLGATSNLSSSEGISYIDILKHIAYNVLGDNGGIVISVAVAFACLTSAIAIVSAMGEIFENISKGRIPYKWGVWICTLVSFALSIRSVDEIIHYAGYLLDFSYPITIALTLFVLFFGKRVQSNAPYIVGVTLTAILSGLFIIGDLLHIAWINNFKALLPLADYRIEWFIPAFLSFIITAIIVKRV encoded by the coding sequence ATGGACAAAAAGAAATTCATTACAATTCTAACAGCAGGTTTTGCTCTATTTGCGATGTTTTTTGGGGCGGGCAATTTGGTTATTCCCCCTTATATAGGCTTAAAAATAGGAGCTTTAAGTGGCGTGGCTTTTGCAGGTTTTTTTGTGTCGGACATACTACTGTCGTTCTTAGCGGTGGTAATGGTAGCCTCTGTAGGACTTACTTTCACCGATTTAGGCAAGCGCTTCCCTCCGTTATTCGTAAATGCGCTTGTGTTTTTAATCATTGTTACCTTAGGTCCTCTTATCTGTGTACCGCGTACGGGGTCTACAACCTACGAGGTGGCAGTACAGCCTTTCTTCCCTCAAATAGGCAAAATTACTTTTGGGGTGCTGTACTTTGGCATCACGCTTTTGCTCTCTATCTCGAAAGCCAAAATAGTAGACATCATCGGTAAAATACTCACGCCTTTTCTTATCCTTTCACTTACTATCCTGATAGTCGTGGGCACCATCAATGCGCCTAAGGAATTGGTAGACAACGGTTATAGCTTTGGAGAGGCGTTTGCGTTTGGCTTTTCAAAAGGCTACTTAACCTTAGATGTGCTTGCGGGGGTTATTTTTTCGGGGCTCATTATCTCGTCAATCGTCCAAGAGGGCTACCGCAGTGAAGCTGATAAAAAACAAGTAACAATACTCTCTGGGGTCATAGCCGCTGGCTGTTTGGTGTTTATCTACGGAGGATTGCTATATCTGGGAGCTACCTCTAATCTTTCTTCTTCCGAAGGGATTAGCTATATAGATATTCTCAAGCATATAGCTTATAACGTATTAGGCGATAATGGTGGTATTGTAATATCGGTAGCGGTAGCTTTTGCTTGCCTTACTTCGGCTATTGCTATTGTATCGGCTATGGGTGAGATTTTCGAGAACATCAGCAAAGGGCGTATCCCTTATAAATGGGGAGTGTGGATTTGTACCTTAGTATCGTTTGCGCTTTCTATCAGAAGTGTAGATGAAATTATTCATTACGCTGGCTATCTGTTAGATTTCTCATATCCTATCACCATCGCACTTACCTTATTTGTGCTTTTCTTTGGCAAACGGGTGCAGAGCAATGCTCCTTATATAGTGGGGGTAACGCTCACGGCTATATTATCAGGACTTTTCATCATAGGTGATTTGCTACATATAGCGTGGATTAATAACTTCAAAGCGTTATTACCCTTGGCTGACTACCGAATAGAGTGGTTTATTCCTGCTTTTCTATCATTTATCATAACGGCAATAATAGTGAAGAGAGTATAG
- a CDS encoding DUF5018 domain-containing protein — protein sequence MKKLYVLCILLIAFACKKDNDETLPLSAEKDILSFVFTVEGNTYSGTISNTTITAQLPEDTDVTTLTPTITVSKGATVSPNTGVAQNFSKEVTYTVTAENKSTKTYKVLVTTEKTEQPQVPIEIGHVPNEYTVNKAGGEVIFFEVNTLPVKKEQIKVKLLKYRSALSYDLKVQKIDKKERRVYVVLPATYKNGQYRFKATFDKEEVESGVFTLDSSEIVLDVLDINLFEGPVQTLATTNLQVFKVLVYANAEALKKYTYYLRKNGQDYQLTVAEMSGYNLEFKMFNTPAGAFSGGNDFKFVVKGGAKEQVLPFVNSDGQAINIVPTYAPVIKSLSATTLKTGDELTITGENFTYMSVGFNTNYRYCELLLIKNGETKVTLSTYNHRGTTATFKIDNNVESGTYKVVLSSQIHLKSEVFGQEITVQKVVPETPPRLKVKGTAELIDKDASFFAKQINIFFNEEIGNASIKAIVFPNLKIENMTRYPAAVSTHRLSDSEYDYLLKDLPKGYVLIEENGKEYKAEFSLRKV from the coding sequence ATGAAAAAATTGTACGTTTTATGCATCTTGCTCATCGCTTTTGCGTGCAAGAAAGACAATGATGAAACGCTCCCACTGAGCGCTGAAAAAGACATTCTTTCGTTTGTCTTTACCGTAGAGGGTAACACTTATAGTGGTACTATCAGCAATACCACTATCACCGCCCAATTACCTGAAGACACCGATGTCACCACCCTTACTCCTACCATCACGGTTTCTAAGGGCGCAACCGTAAGCCCTAATACAGGGGTAGCTCAAAACTTCTCTAAGGAAGTAACCTACACTGTAACCGCCGAAAACAAAAGTACTAAAACCTACAAAGTACTGGTTACCACCGAAAAGACCGAACAACCGCAAGTCCCAATAGAAATTGGGCACGTTCCTAATGAATATACGGTAAACAAAGCAGGAGGCGAGGTGATTTTCTTCGAGGTAAATACATTACCCGTCAAAAAAGAGCAAATAAAAGTAAAGCTCCTTAAATACAGAAGCGCGCTCTCTTACGACCTCAAAGTACAAAAGATAGACAAAAAAGAAAGACGTGTATATGTGGTCTTGCCCGCAACTTATAAAAACGGTCAATATCGCTTTAAAGCAACCTTCGACAAAGAAGAAGTCGAAAGTGGTGTTTTTACCTTAGATAGTAGTGAGATTGTTTTAGATGTTTTAGATATTAATCTTTTTGAAGGTCCTGTACAAACATTAGCGACTACCAACTTGCAAGTCTTTAAAGTGCTAGTATACGCTAATGCTGAAGCCTTAAAAAAATACACCTATTACCTACGCAAAAACGGACAAGATTACCAGCTTACAGTTGCAGAAATGTCTGGTTACAACCTCGAATTTAAGATGTTCAATACACCAGCTGGAGCTTTCAGCGGAGGTAATGACTTTAAGTTTGTAGTAAAAGGGGGTGCTAAAGAGCAAGTACTTCCTTTTGTAAACAGCGACGGACAAGCGATAAACATAGTACCTACTTATGCCCCAGTAATCAAATCTCTCTCTGCAACTACCCTAAAAACAGGTGATGAATTAACCATAACAGGAGAAAACTTTACCTATATGAGCGTAGGTTTTAATACTAATTACAGATATTGCGAGTTACTTTTAATTAAAAACGGAGAAACAAAAGTAACTTTAAGTACGTATAATCACCGAGGTACCACCGCAACTTTTAAAATAGATAATAATGTAGAGTCAGGTACTTATAAGGTAGTATTATCTTCTCAAATACACCTGAAATCAGAGGTTTTTGGTCAAGAAATTACCGTTCAAAAAGTTGTTCCTGAAACTCCTCCACGTTTGAAAGTTAAAGGCACTGCTGAGCTTATAGACAAAGACGCCTCTTTTTTCGCTAAACAAATTAATATTTTCTTTAATGAAGAAATAGGTAATGCTTCTATAAAAGCTATTGTATTTCCTAATCTGAAAATAGAAAATATGACTAGATATCCAGCAGCAGTAAGTACACATAGACTATCTGATAGTGAATACGACTATTTATTAAAAGACCTGCCCAAAGGCTATGTACTCATAGAAGAAAACGGCAAAGAATATAAAGCAGAATTCTCTTTGAGAAAAGTCTGA
- a CDS encoding leucine-rich repeat domain-containing protein — protein sequence MRKIFFFAFVAIALVSCRKNDDNGNEVNVSPNDYTLSADGLTLIKWTNSSTISIDMQGDSNLRKVNTIAENAFKDLKSLRAITFSDNLKEIGSDAFSGTNLSDGVNFNSYSDVVFGERVFYRSNIRKVVLPNTKALSNRIFAECRNLKEVTFKRTGIIGDGAFSSCGTLELVDLTDAGVTHIGKEAFANCKLLKKAVLSVTMNLKTIGDKSFANCTSLENVTILALYPPYLEGEPFSGIAKTKFPTFYIPRKPKDLLDIYKGDNNWKNLVDKIQLIPK from the coding sequence ATGAGAAAAATCTTCTTTTTTGCCTTCGTGGCTATTGCTTTGGTGAGTTGTCGTAAGAACGATGACAACGGTAACGAGGTAAACGTATCGCCTAATGACTACACTCTCAGTGCCGATGGTCTTACCTTAATAAAATGGACTAATAGTAGTACTATTTCTATTGATATGCAAGGGGATAGCAATTTGCGGAAAGTAAACACTATTGCCGAAAATGCTTTTAAAGACCTTAAAAGTTTAAGAGCGATTACTTTTTCGGACAATTTAAAAGAAATAGGTTCTGATGCCTTTTCAGGAACGAACCTCAGTGATGGTGTAAACTTCAACTCTTATTCAGACGTTGTTTTTGGCGAGAGGGTTTTTTATCGTTCGAATATTAGAAAAGTGGTGCTCCCCAATACCAAAGCATTATCTAACCGGATTTTTGCTGAATGTAGAAACTTGAAAGAAGTTACTTTTAAAAGAACGGGTATTATAGGCGATGGGGCTTTTTCGTCTTGTGGAACTCTTGAATTAGTAGATTTAACAGATGCGGGAGTTACTCATATAGGGAAAGAGGCTTTTGCTAACTGTAAACTTTTAAAAAAGGCAGTCCTTTCGGTAACTATGAACTTAAAGACGATAGGAGATAAATCGTTTGCGAACTGTACTTCGTTAGAGAATGTTACTATTCTTGCGCTTTACCCGCCGTATTTAGAGGGAGAGCCTTTTTCTGGAATAGCTAAAACTAAGTTTCCTACTTTTTATATCCCCAGAAAACCTAAGGATTTATTGGATATATACAAAGGGGATAACAATTGGAAAAATTTAGTTGATAAGATTCAGTTGATACCAAAATAA
- a CDS encoding leucine-rich repeat domain-containing protein encodes MRKVLLLALAMVALVSCRKSDDDSNGNSTADYELSADGRTLIKWKNANTTVLDMQADEKLRNVNTIGKEAFKEHQNLQSITFPNNLKEIEESAFEDANLSGEVIFNTKATVDFGEKCFYHTHLKKITFPNMSVLGINAFSVCRDLKEVTFNKVKKLGDLALRDCNAASLTFEGTGLTEIGHGALEGMWKLREVTLPETLTRIESDAFWQCIVLKKLTIKAVNPPALHINSIFGTNDKSVIPTIYVPKGSVEQYKKTAGWKDFAEKIQAIN; translated from the coding sequence ATGAGAAAAGTTTTATTATTAGCTTTGGCGATGGTTGCTTTGGTGAGCTGTCGGAAGAGTGATGATGACAGCAATGGTAACTCCACTGCTGATTACGAGCTCAGCGCTGATGGGCGTACGCTTATCAAATGGAAAAACGCGAATACTACGGTGCTTGATATGCAAGCTGACGAGAAGCTCAGAAATGTGAACACTATCGGGAAAGAGGCTTTTAAAGAACATCAGAACTTACAGTCGATTACATTTCCGAATAACTTGAAGGAGATAGAAGAGAGTGCTTTTGAGGATGCAAACCTCAGCGGTGAGGTTATCTTTAACACGAAAGCTACCGTTGATTTTGGCGAAAAGTGCTTCTACCACACTCATCTGAAAAAGATAACATTTCCCAATATGAGTGTGTTAGGTATCAATGCTTTTTCAGTTTGTAGAGATTTAAAAGAGGTTACTTTTAACAAAGTAAAGAAATTAGGTGATCTTGCGCTGAGAGATTGCAATGCTGCCTCGCTTACCTTTGAGGGAACGGGGCTTACTGAAATAGGGCACGGCGCTCTTGAGGGGATGTGGAAGCTAAGAGAGGTTACTTTACCCGAGACGCTTACTAGAATAGAATCAGATGCTTTTTGGCAATGCATAGTGCTGAAAAAGCTTACTATTAAAGCGGTAAATCCACCTGCCTTGCATATTAATAGTATTTTTGGCACAAACGATAAAAGTGTGATACCTACTATTTATGTGCCTAAGGGTTCGGTAGAACAATACAAAAAAACGGCAGGCTGGAAAGATTTCGCGGAGAAAATACAAGCAATTAATTAA